A genomic window from Maylandia zebra isolate NMK-2024a linkage group LG20, Mzebra_GT3a, whole genome shotgun sequence includes:
- the LOC101465378 gene encoding thyrotropin-releasing hormone receptor, with translation MENNTTTFQDVSRVLNLTEMPLNPLEEQVITIFLTMLICGVGIAGNIMVVLVVLRTKHMVTPTNCYLVSLAVADLIVLLAAGLPNISDVVAFWIYGYTGCLCITYLQYLGINVSSCSITAFTIERYIAICHSIKAQFICTVSRAKRIIAGVWIFTSLYCTMWFFLVDTDETVYTNGVVVTCGYRVSRSLYMPIYFLDFTLFYVIPLIVATVLYGLIARILFMSPLPSHLNDRAGGGSVHQGHSSTTNKANKGAVSARKQITKMLAVVVILFALLWMPYRTLVVVNSFIDPPYHNTWFLLFCRMCIYTNSAINPIIYNLMSQKFRVAFKKLCKCHWGHREAEYNVPMYYSVMKNSTHECNEPVTEQEEVSYHITHRSNMTDDEALSISS, from the exons ATGGAGAACAACACAACCACCTTTCAGGATGTCAGTCGGGTTCTAAATCTGACAGAAATGCCTCTGAACCCTCTTGAAGAACAAGTCATAACGATATTTTTGACCATGCTCATTTGTGGAGTTGGGATTGCTGGGAATATCATGGTGGTGCTGGTTGTTCTGCGCACTAAACACATGGTGACCCCGACTAACTGTTACCTTGTCAGCTTGGCTGTCGCAGACCTCATTGTGCTCCTGGCTGCAGGCCTGCCTAATATCTCTGATGTTGTAGCCTTCTGGATATATGGCTACACGGGATGCTTGTGTATAACTTATCTTCAGTACCTGGGCATCAACGTGTCATCCTGCTCCATCACAGCGTTCACTATTGAACGATACATTGCTATTTGTCACTCCATAAAGGCACAGTTCATATGCACTGTTTCCCGAGCCAAGAGAATCATAGCTGGAGTGTGGATTTTTACCTCGCTCTACTGCACGATGTGGTTCTTTTTAGTGGACACAGATGAGACCGTCTATACCAACGGGGTGGTCGTCACCTGTGGCTACCGTGTCTCCAGAAGCCTCTACATGCCAATTTATTTCCTAGATTTCACTCTGTTTTACGTGATCCCTCTCATTGTGGCCACTGTGCTGTATGGGCTCATTGCCAGAATTTTGTTCATGAGCCCTCTGCCTTCGCATCTTAACGACCGAGCCGGAGGCGGGTCAGTTCACCAGGGGCACTCCAGTACCACCAACAAGGCCAACAAGGGTGCAGTCTCTGCAAGAAAACAG ATAACAAAGATGCTGGCTGTTGTGGTCATCCTGTTCGCTCTGCTCTGGATGCCTTACCGAACGCTAGTAGTGGTCAACTCCTTCATTGACCCGCCGTACCACAACACCTGGTTCCTGCTCTTCTGCCGGATGTGCATCTACACCAATAGTGCCATCAACCCCATCATTTATAACCTCATGTCGCAGAAGTTTCGTGTTGCTTTTAAAAAGCTCTGCAAGTGCCACTGGGGCCACAGGGAGGCCGAGTACAATGTGCCGATGTATTACAGTGTGATGAAGAATTCGACCCATGAGTGCAATGAACCGGTCACAGAGCAAGAAGAAGTCAGTTATCACATCACCCACAGGTCCAACATGACAGATGATGAAGCTCTCAGCATTTCTTCATGA